The genomic DNA CCCAGAGGAAAACAGAGGTGAAAGATTTCAGATCAACCTAGCAGCAACTCCATAAACCACTGACCAAATAttgcacacagtcacatgcaTACCAATCATATGGTAAATGTTTACATGaaagtattttcttctttatcttaTTCGTTTGAATTGCACGTATAAATTAGTAGGACAAGATGTATATGTTTCTTATGGTATAAATCACATAGTAATGCCCTCTGCTGTTTAGTGTGATCACTCAAGTATGTGGTTTAAAATCTTGACACAGACACAAGATTCTAGAGAGGATAATCAAGGATTTTATAAAGATGTTTTCAACAAAATGGCTTAAATCTCACGATCAACAGCTCAGCAGGAGATGATTCAGCCATGAtgtcaaaatgattaaaaattatttttttttaaatgcaccaaAGCACAGAAAACTACAACCCTGAAGAAAATTGTGATTGTCATAAAATTGGTTTGGCTGAATTTCTGAAAAATAACAGCAACTACTCTCCTCTCCGTCTCAGTGCCCGGTTCTGTTTGCAGCTGGATTGACATCCGCCCAGTGGGCTCCAATGGAGGTGATGGCTCCGTGAACTCTGCCGCTGATGAAGCGCAGCTCGGCCCCGTCGTGTTCAGGATACATGTTGAATGAATGGCCAACGGGTTGGCCTGCGAACAGCTTGCGGCCTCTGTTAGTGGTGAAAACTACTGAATACAAGTAGTGATTGTGTTTTCCAGAAATCTGGACGATGTTTTCACCCTCAAACAACTCCATCTCTAGGACCTGACCACTTTTATGACCAGCAACAGGAGACCAGACGAAGCCATAGCGGAACTGGAAGCTGATGAAAGTGAAATTGACAAATGTATGACAATAAAGTAGTAATATATATTGCACTATATCAACTCATGTTAGAAcataatattatacatttaaaatatgttt from Scomber scombrus chromosome 16, fScoSco1.1, whole genome shotgun sequence includes the following:
- the LOC133995880 gene encoding zymogen granule membrane protein 16-like, which encodes MQYIAFFVLLTTAVLADDRLQHFSFSPPVGSGSGTQYSLTGEGRITAVRVWENFNGYIFGFQFRYGFVWSPVAGHKSGQVLEMELFEGENIVQISGKHNHYLYSVVFTTNRGRKLFAGQPVGHSFNMYPEHDGAELRFISGRVHGAITSIGAHWADVNPAANRTGH